In Nitrosarchaeum koreense MY1, one genomic interval encodes:
- a CDS encoding DUF726 domain-containing protein, whose amino-acid sequence MKSVPRISTRGYYDLMSGKTIKDNSYFLYPKKYFDNLIGSKELVIMIHGLRNDNAGAIAKVTLAKNRLSHLGYRYPVIGFSYDSNTAGAHLLKHARRSLRAGQIIAQKNGRNLAMFIEDFKFTSPITKIRLMGHSLGSQVILSTIENLAKKSQNNGIIESVYFFGASITSDVPSSKKYGKLLDRVIRRKIINYFSPSDEVLNWANKEKFVTGPLGLNGAIGKTISKYRQKSVTPKNHRFASYAAVLSSFP is encoded by the coding sequence ATCAAATCTGTCCCGCGAATATCTACTAGAGGATATTATGATTTGATGTCTGGTAAGACCATTAAAGACAATTCATATTTTTTATATCCAAAAAAATATTTTGATAATCTCATAGGTTCCAAAGAACTTGTAATAATGATTCATGGATTACGTAACGATAATGCAGGAGCTATCGCAAAAGTTACTCTTGCTAAAAATAGATTATCTCATCTAGGATATCGATATCCTGTGATTGGATTTAGCTATGACTCTAACACTGCTGGGGCTCACCTTCTAAAACATGCTAGGCGTTCACTTCGTGCAGGCCAAATAATTGCACAAAAAAATGGTCGAAATTTAGCTATGTTTATAGAAGATTTCAAATTTACTAGTCCCATAACAAAGATTCGTCTAATGGGCCATTCTTTAGGCTCTCAGGTAATTCTTAGTACTATTGAGAATCTGGCAAAAAAGTCTCAAAATAATGGAATTATAGAAAGTGTATATTTTTTTGGTGCGTCAATTACAAGCGATGTACCTTCATCAAAAAAATATGGCAAACTACTTGATAGGGTAATCCGAAGAAAAATTATAAATTATTTTAGCCCATCTGATGAGGTTTTGAATTGGGCAAACAAAGAAAAATTTGTCACCGGTCCTTTGGGATTAAATGGAGCAATAGGAAAAACAATTTCAAAATATCGTCAAAAATCTGTCACGCCTAAAAATCATAGATTTGCAAGTTATGCTGCTGTTTTGTCATCCTTTCCTTAA
- the metG gene encoding methionine--tRNA ligase produces MKNKAIITSALPYANGEIHLGHVASTYLPADVTTRFLKLNGVEAYYVCASDDFGTPILIQSEKEGKTPSEYVAYWNKRDYDDFTSFGIDFDFFYKTSSSENIAFVQDVFNKLNAAGHVYEKEIIQFYCNNDKKFLPDRYVKGTCPYCKAIDQYSDLCESCGRVPEEISDPKCSICGQIPTKERTTHFFFKLKNFGDSLYKWLDENENLQKDVKKYVQNWIKSGLIDWDITRDISWGVHVPLEKYKDKVFYGWFDNHLAYISTAIKFLNDKGINGKDFWNSADIYHFIGKDIVYHHYLFLPAMRLGINSEYKLPDYIPTRGHLTLQSKKISKSRNWYIGLKQFLEYYPADYLRYYLVAINPYSQDDLNFDWNEFTNRINSELIGNLGNFVNRALGFTKKAFDGVIPETEKYDDKDMEAENKIKTLSTELGILMEQNHLDRALKKIMEFSSFFNQYFQHKEPWKKESGTTNCVFLSVNAARSMAIALFPFIPESSQKIWDQIGLDGRVNQNTWSSISDIGVKSGHVLGKVSPLFVKVEDEDIAKYKKQLGPVE; encoded by the coding sequence ATGAAAAACAAAGCAATCATTACTAGTGCGTTACCTTATGCTAATGGTGAAATCCATTTAGGTCATGTCGCATCAACATATTTGCCAGCTGATGTAACAACCAGATTTTTGAAATTAAATGGTGTTGAGGCTTACTATGTTTGTGCGTCTGATGATTTCGGTACTCCTATTTTGATACAGTCTGAAAAAGAGGGAAAAACACCTTCAGAATATGTTGCTTATTGGAATAAACGAGATTATGATGATTTTACATCATTTGGTATTGATTTTGATTTTTTTTATAAAACTAGCTCTTCGGAAAACATAGCATTTGTTCAAGATGTATTTAACAAACTTAATGCGGCCGGTCACGTTTACGAAAAAGAAATTATTCAATTTTATTGTAATAACGATAAAAAATTCTTACCTGATAGATATGTCAAAGGAACATGTCCTTATTGTAAAGCCATTGATCAATACTCTGATCTTTGTGAAAGTTGTGGCAGAGTACCTGAAGAGATATCCGACCCAAAATGTTCAATTTGTGGACAAATTCCAACTAAAGAAAGGACAACACATTTCTTTTTCAAACTAAAGAATTTTGGAGATTCATTATACAAATGGCTTGATGAAAACGAGAATCTGCAAAAAGATGTAAAAAAATACGTTCAAAATTGGATAAAATCTGGTTTAATTGATTGGGATATTACGCGTGATATCTCTTGGGGTGTACATGTCCCACTTGAAAAATACAAAGACAAGGTGTTTTATGGCTGGTTTGATAATCACTTGGCCTACATTTCTACTGCTATAAAATTTCTTAACGATAAAGGAATTAATGGTAAAGATTTTTGGAATTCTGCTGATATCTATCATTTTATTGGAAAAGACATTGTTTATCATCATTATCTGTTCTTACCTGCAATGCGTTTGGGAATAAACAGTGAATACAAGTTACCTGATTATATTCCAACTAGAGGTCATCTCACTTTACAATCAAAGAAAATTTCAAAGAGTAGAAATTGGTACATTGGACTAAAACAATTTTTAGAATATTATCCTGCTGACTATTTGCGATATTATCTAGTTGCAATTAATCCGTACTCACAAGATGATTTGAATTTTGATTGGAATGAATTTACAAATAGAATTAATTCTGAATTAATTGGTAATCTTGGAAATTTTGTTAATCGCGCATTAGGATTTACAAAAAAGGCATTTGATGGTGTAATTCCTGAAACTGAAAAGTATGATGATAAAGATATGGAGGCTGAAAATAAGATAAAAACTCTTTCTACAGAACTAGGAATTTTGATGGAACAAAATCATTTGGATAGGGCTCTAAAGAAAATCATGGAGTTTTCATCGTTTTTCAATCAATACTTTCAACATAAGGAACCTTGGAAGAAAGAATCTGGAACTACTAACTGTGTGTTTTTATCCGTAAACGCTGCGCGTAGTATGGCAATTGCATTATTTCCATTTATTCCAGAATCTTCACAAAAGATATGGGATCAAATTGGATTGGATGGTAGAGTCAATCAAAACACGTGGAGTTCAATTTCTGATATTGGTGTTAAATCGGGGCATGTCTTAGGCAAAGTATCTCCTTTATTTGTTAAAGTAGAAGATGAAGATATTGCAAAATATAAAAAACAACTGGGTCCCGTAGAATGA
- a CDS encoding adenosylhomocysteinase — translation MSKVKSSAKLIQDGKLSYEWARSHMQILDNTINRFKKSQPLKGVTLGFCLHITKETSVLLMGAKELGATVVCCGGNPLTTQDDIAAFLASKGIHVYAWHGQSVKEYDWCIDQVLNHKPTILTDDGADMNVKAHFDNRYKNMKILGATEETTAGVTRIRAVENQGKLRYPVILVNEAYTKHMFDNRYGTGQSTIDGYLRAMNLLMASKRVVVVGYGWVGRGVASRCQGMGSKVIVTEIDPIKALEAHMDGFEVMQMAQACKVGDIFITCTGMTSVIRKEHITKMKNGAIMGNVGHFDVEIDSKFLLKESKSVKRVRANLDECTLKNGKRVYLIGEGRLANLVAAEGHPPEVMAQSFSNQILSVLYILKNHAKIGNKIINVPEEIDKQVAVDALKAMDVKIDKLTPQQVKYANSW, via the coding sequence ATGAGTAAGGTAAAATCTAGTGCAAAGTTGATTCAAGACGGTAAATTGTCATATGAATGGGCTAGATCTCATATGCAAATTCTCGATAATACCATAAATCGATTTAAAAAATCTCAACCTCTCAAAGGTGTTACTTTAGGATTTTGCTTACACATTACAAAAGAGACATCTGTACTTTTAATGGGTGCAAAAGAACTTGGTGCAACTGTTGTATGTTGTGGTGGAAATCCACTTACAACACAAGATGACATTGCAGCATTTTTGGCATCAAAAGGAATTCATGTTTATGCATGGCATGGTCAATCTGTAAAAGAATATGATTGGTGTATTGATCAGGTTCTAAATCACAAACCCACTATCTTAACTGATGATGGTGCTGATATGAATGTCAAGGCACATTTTGATAATCGATATAAGAATATGAAAATTCTTGGTGCAACTGAAGAAACTACTGCTGGTGTTACTAGAATAAGAGCAGTTGAAAACCAAGGAAAACTTCGATATCCTGTTATTTTAGTAAATGAAGCATATACAAAACACATGTTTGATAATCGATATGGAACAGGACAAAGTACAATCGATGGCTATCTACGTGCAATGAATTTGTTGATGGCCTCTAAACGAGTTGTAGTTGTTGGTTATGGTTGGGTAGGACGTGGTGTTGCATCTAGGTGCCAAGGAATGGGCTCTAAGGTAATTGTAACTGAGATTGATCCTATCAAAGCATTAGAAGCTCATATGGATGGTTTTGAAGTAATGCAAATGGCACAAGCCTGCAAAGTTGGTGACATCTTTATCACATGTACTGGAATGACAAGTGTAATTAGAAAAGAACACATTACAAAAATGAAAAATGGTGCAATCATGGGCAATGTTGGACATTTTGATGTTGAAATTGATAGCAAATTTTTGCTTAAAGAATCAAAATCTGTAAAACGAGTACGAGCAAATCTTGATGAATGTACTCTAAAAAATGGTAAACGTGTTTATTTAATTGGCGAAGGACGATTAGCAAATCTTGTAGCTGCGGAAGGACATCCTCCAGAAGTAATGGCTCAATCTTTCTCTAATCAAATTCTATCTGTCTTGTATATTCTCAAGAATCATGCAAAGATTGGTAACAAAATCATTAATGTTCCAGAAGAGATTGATAAACAAGTTGCAGTTGATGCACTAAAAGCCATGGATGTAAAAATCGATAAACTTACTCCGCAGCAAGTCAAATATGCTAATAGTTGGTAA